CTGTTTCTCAGTGTGTCATCTGCTGCGCCTGCCCGAGTTCTGTCCCGGCGCCTGGCAGGTGGCTTGGCACATGGTTGTTGAGTGAATGTGAAATCACAGTTTCGGCAAGTGGTGTTTCACATGTTGTGACATCCAAGGGAGGAGGCTGTCACTTCTGACCCGTGTTCACACGGCTGACCGCTGGCGGGAGCAGAGCTCGAGCTCCGGTTCCCGCGGATGGCTGGGTAGATGGCCAGCCGAGCCTGCCCGGGGGCCTTTAGCCTCCTTTCCGCTTCAGGTTTCAGTAGAGTTGGAAGAGAAGGTGTGCTAGCAGGCCAGGACGTGTGTGCCGGGATCTGAGTTGGTCTCAGAGGCCTCCTTCCTGGTTATGAGAAACTTCACCTGCTGCTGCAGGGCGTACCCAGCTTGCGGGCGGTGGAGCCCAGGGCACTCGGGCAGGTGGGGACGCGGCAGGAGCTGTGAGCCTGGGACAGGAGGTGTGCTGTGCAGggccctgaggggaggggacGAGGAAACGCCCCAGCTTCCTGCCCCTCCAAGAGCCGAGTCTGGGCAGAGAGACCACATACACATACGGATAACTAACGTGAGAACAGGAAAGTCTGGAAGGGAGGTTTCCAGAAAAGAGTACCGACAGTAAAGAGGAGATAAGTGATGAAGGTTTTTAATGTTGAACTGAGGAGGGCTGTGTTCTGTCGTATTGGGTGTTTGAGAAGGACCCTTGACAACGGATTTATTTCCACAGGGATggaagctgggaggcaggaatTTCAGGTGGGGACTGGAGAGTTTATTTCTCTAGGGGTTGCGTGTGGGAGCAGGCTACCAGGAGGAGGTGTGGTGCGGGGCTCCCACGGTTCTGCGTCTGGGGGAATGCAGTGACGCGGGCAGGGTGTGTCCCGACCCCACCCCATATCTCAGAAGGGAACAGCAGTACTGTGGCGAGGGCTGTGGGGTTTGGGGGCTGGTGAGGTGTTTGTTGCAGCGTGGTTTCTGGCGGTCTTAACCTGTGAACCAGCTCTGCTTGTTGGTTTATAGAAACATAGAAactgcgtgtgtgcacgtgtgtgtaacAACTTGGGAGCTCAGACGGAGGCAGCTGCCCCAACGGTGCCTTTATCTGAGTTTTTAAATAGATTCTTCATATGCTTTTCAATGTCAGGAGGTGTATGACACATGCAGGGAAAGTCTCTCTCCTAATCTTGCCTCCCAACTACGCGGTTCTCTGTGCCCTGACTCCCAAGTTACTTACCCCAGAGAAGCTCTGTGCGCACGCGTCCGCACACCAGCCCCGTGCTGCCCGCTGTCCTTGGTGCTGAGTGCTCTTGGCACCCGGTAATCAGCCCTTCCTAAAATCTTCGCTAGATGAACGTCAGGGTTTTTATACGTCGTGTCTTCTCCTAGTCACCAAGAAATGAGCAGCATGTAATGTTCACTttctctgttttgtgtgtgtttttagccCCCTGTGCCGTCAGGAACCTGCAGGACTTGGCTCGTATTTACATCCGCCGCACGCTGAGAAATTTCATAAACGATGAGATGCAGGCCAAGGGGATTCCTCAGAGGGCGCcacccaaaaggaaaagaaagagggttAAACAGAGAATTAACACTTATGTGTTTGTGGGTAATCAGCTTATTCCTCAGCCTCTagacagtgaggaggaggagaggatggaggaagacagagaggaggaggagaaggacgACGGCGAGGCCACCAAGCCGGAGGAGCCGCCGCAGAACCTGCTGCGGGAGAAGATCATGAAGCTGCCCCTCCCGGAGTCCCTCAAAGCCTACTTGACGTATTTTAGGGAAAAGTAACCTAGAGCGAGAAGAGAGAATGCCTACTGATGATTCCTTTAGTCTTGAAAACGTAGCGTCTGTTAGGAGTTAAAggagaattctttctttcatcagagtGAATTTATAGTGGAAAACGTATAACTTGTTTCTGTCTTAGTAAATAAATGATGTATTCAGTGATTACAAAGAAtcccttttataaaatatattttctttaaatcttggGAAAATCGCTGTTTTAACTCAGAGCAACTTCAAGAGTGGAGTCCAACAACCGTCCGGAGTGGACTGCGAGTCGTCGCCTGGTCCTCGCacaggggtggtggtgagggtcCGGGTGACTTCTGAATGGGCTGAAGTGACCACGAGGCGTGTACAGTCTGATCTGGATGCAGCCGTCTGCGTGTCCTCCGTGGGAACTTTGTCACCTCACAGGGAGAGGAAGTGCTCTGCAGACCCGCCCGCCACTTCTGTGGCAGCCACCACGGGACTGAGCACTGAGCTTTAAGTCAGCCCACCCTCCAGCGGCATTCACGGCACTGCTGCTCCCGCTTTTGAATCCATTGCCAAAAGACACGGGGAAACGCCTGCTTCTCTCGTAGAGACCTGCACGAGCACGTTAGGTGAGTGTCCGCGTTCAACACTGCGCAGTGCAGCTCGCGGTCCGCGTGGGCCCCCGCGCTGTCAGCGCTCGCGGACCACGAGCTCGGCGAGGCGGGTGCCCAGGCCCTTGGGTGACTGTCCACGGCCAGAGCAGGTGTCGGGAGCGCGTTGGCACAGGGAGCCCCCGGCGCGCCCGCCCGCTCACCGTCGACGAGGGCGGGCTGAGCTTCCCGCGCCTGCCCTGGGACCCACCCCCGCGGCCCGGGAAGCCCTGGGGCTCTGTGTGGAGGCCTCGTGCTGTGAAGGGTCGGTCGGCGTCACCGTGCGATCTTCGGGACCTGCGTTGTGCTCATCTGACTTCCTCCTGTTTTTCGTTCTTGTTTCTCGTGCTAACATTACAGCGGCCTGCATCGTTTGCTTAGTGTCACACGTTCCATTCATCGCTGGAATGTTGGCGGTAACGCAGGCAGGAGATGCCGTCATGAGctgttgcttttcttccttccagggCCTGGAGAGCCCTTCCTTTTAGGAAAGTACGCAGTGCAACTTCTTTACTAGTGTTACatggattatatattttttaaaatgaaaaatttgagaGTTATCACTTACTATCACCAGCATCACTGTTACAATAATTGATCAAATACGCTCAAGGAAACCCGATCAGTGTCTAGTGGAAGGGTTATTCTCTCGCTGCAGAGTCAACCCTTAGTAATATATAGATGGTTTTAAAGGTCCCAGCTCTGGGAATGCTCTGCATCTAAAAGCAAGTGTTTGAAATATTCTAAGCATGAATTACCCAGgtaaatgaagatattttagtAATAGGAAAGATACCTTTATGGAAGCCGTCTGTTGTACCAGTAACTGGGCCTGCGGCTTGGGAGTGGAGGTTGGGGGCTAGGGGGGTGTCTCCACAGCTTTTCTTAGATGACTACTGAGCTGTTATTGTTAAGAAACGCCCCATCTCATTTCTATCAAGGAAAAAAGTAGTTTCATACGGTTGTCATCCGTTAGCAAcgttcattttattttgaaatatatgttaGTTTTCGAAGTTTAATCTTGAGTTCTGGTGCCCACATATTTTTATCAAGCCCCCCGACCTCCACCCAGCTTTGTTGTTTTTGGAGTGAGTTTCCAGATATGTCAACATATGTTTTCTTAAATGATAATTTTACTATTCATGAGGGAGGTTTCTGTTAAGAATATATTCgaagactgatttttttcatatcaGCTTTCTTTCTGTTGACATTGGCAAAATGTACAGTAGATTTTCATGATCATTGCCTATTTGTTGTCATTGAAATgtgtcttttgtgtttttaaatgcatttattttacagtCCTGACTTTATTATtgactttaaataaagaaatagaaataaaaaatgaaattttaagtgaaaGCCCTTTTATCTGTTAATGGGAATATATCAGAATGATTAAGAATATTTtgggtgtttattttttaatgaatcatgTTATATTTGTGGATAATTATGCTTTATATGTGGAGAGTAGCAAATAAAGATGAagtaaaattaactgaaaatgatgAGCACTGTATTCATGGAATTTTTACACCAGAATAAAATAGAGGAAGTCACCAAATCTAGTCCTTTATTTTGCGGtgaggcaggaggcctggggtgggagcgTGACCTTTCTGAGTCATGCCGCTCGTTGGAGACGGCCTGCTGTGGCACCGGGAGTCTGCTCGATCCCAGGAGCTGGTCAGCAGCCCCGTGACTGCCGGGAAGATACTCTAGATCTGTACTGCTTGTTGGTCAATATATCTGGTTCTagtattaataaagaaaatgtcattaaaatagcATACACagtagttaaaataaaatacaaaaaatgttaaGTCTTGGTTTCTAGCTGTTTGAGAGGACGAAAGTGAAGCAAAACCTGTTAACTTTTGGGAAAAACTtggacaattattttaaataaacagttgCATTTAATTAAGCCTCATTCTCCAGTggcctgccttttctttttctcttctttttaaatttagaaaatgtcaGTTCACCTATGGACGCCTGCTGAGCTAGGATGTAAGTGGTCCGTGTTCAGACCTCCCATTTCCTCTTGACTGTTGCCACCTCTGAaggttaagatttatttttatgaaatattcaaGCAGATATGAAGGCTTAGTTAGGGCCTCCAGTGTCATGCTGACTAGAAGTGGTGAACAAGAGCAAGCGTACTTCTTGTTTTAGTCCCCCTAAATCAtcatttttaacaaatgcttGATGTGTTTAAAAAGAGTATGTATTATGCAGCTCAGCATGGTGCTCTGTGTCAGCTACACCAAGTCTAACGCGGGCCCACGCAGGCTCAAGCAAGCGCTTCGTGTGCACGCTGCAGCACATGTGGGGTTTTGGCAGAACCCCTGTCGTCCTCGGCGTTGCTGTGTGTACTCTGATGTGACGACACCGCAGGATACGGTGTGGGAACCCTCTGCACcctttgctttaaagtctgtTTGGTTTGATTTGATGCCCACGTGGCAGTTTCGTTTTGGTTAGTGGTCACCTAGTTcatcttttaaactttattttcaaccttttctgtatctttaagGTGTGTCTCTTTCTAACTTTACAAAGctgagtttcttaaaaaatttttttaattgtttgaattTTACTTGAAGCATTTCATCcatttacattcatttaaaaatattttatacagaatGATGTTTTGTGGTAtccttttaaacatgtttttgttttttctcctttttttaggattgatttttttttttttggtctgttagtcttttttctgcttttagtGCTCTTGACATTTTAACACACTCCCCTAACTTACCAAAGTCTCAAGTTATTCGCCCCCACACACAAGACACTTCAGAACTCTTCCGTCTGATCTCCTCACCGCAGTTACGTGCGGTGTAAGCCCCTGTCCTACCATCTCCATCGCTATGTGATCCGTGCTTGGTTAGCTTTACTCCCACGTGGGTGCTTTTTTGCTCATTAATTTCTTACTGAATCTTAGAGCATCTCAATTTCCTTTTACCTAAAGTAcacctttttgtttcttttagtgaatacataaacaaaaaataaatacttatataaattaaaatcattcTTGTTCATGGAGATTGAGTTTCTTCTGATTTGTGTATTAAAAAAACACGACACATTTAATTAAAAGTTGCAACATTTTGCCAAAAGAGGGCAGTGTTCACCTACAGTAGGATGTAAGCCGACCGCAAAATGActtgagagaagggagagaattTGTCTTTCCTCATAAGGCTGATAGAACCGGACGTAACTAGCTGTCCACAGACTGCCCTGGGCTCCCAGACTGGTCACATGGGACTGTTGCCTAAATGGACCACCCAAGTTCTCCTCCGTgtatctgttttacattttttaaagttgtgttttAGTGATGAGAGTTGTTTGAAAATTTCAGCCTTTAAAGATAGAACCAAAACCCTTAAGTACCTGCTGACAGAGCGACCACACAGTGCACGCCTAACCCCAAGAAGCCTGCCGTTTCCAGCAGTGTCCCCGACAGGGccgcccgccccctgccccgAGGTCGTGACCGCCGCGCCTGCCGCCGCCGGGGCGGATCCAGCGAGCGCGGGATCACGGCCGCCGCGGACACGCGTCTGGGGCTCGTCTGCTGCCCGGGGGCCGCGCGCCGCGCTCGGACGCGCAGCGCCAGCCGTGCGGCTCGCGGGGGAGCGAGCGGTGGCGGGCTGACCCTCCCGTCGGGGGAGGCGCGCTGCGGGCTTCCGGAAGGAATTACCTGCAGAAGGAAGTGAACCCGCTCTGGGGCGCGGAGCTCGCAGCAGGGAGGAGCGCGCGCGCCTGGACTGCGCCTGCCCTCTGGGATTGCGAGATGTCAGCGGCAAAGAGGAGGAGCCGTTCCGCGTGGACGCAATGAGTAGCCGATGACCGTGAGCTTCAGACGCGCGGCTGGGGCCCAGGAGATGCCGCCCGAGGAGCgcgctccctgcccagccccgccCGCAGCCCCGCGCGCCGTCCCCGCTGCGCGCACCTGCCGCTGGAGCGCGTGCGCGCCCGCCCGGCCGCCCCCTCACCCCGGGGTCCCGGCCCCCAgtcccggccgccgccgccgccgccgtccgcggaggaggaggaggaggaagagtccCACGTTTCCCGCGACGTCGGGGCTCCGCGCGGTCAGGCTGGAGGAGGTGAGCGGCGGTGCGCTGGCAGGAGCCGGGCTGCTGGGGTGCCGTCTCTCTTCTGGCGTCTTCCAGAACTTACGGCGGAGCAGGTTCGTCTCCATCCCGCCTCCGGTAGTTCCCCTGCGTAGATTGTCAACTTAGCCCCTTTATCGTCTCCTCAAAGTTTCCTACTCTGAATCGGGTCAACAGGTGTCTGTCCCACTTGGAGAAAAGTAACTGAGCTTCTAGCGtggcttctcttctctcttgaGTTTCTCGTTGCGCGTCCGGCCTTGGCTCCGCGCGCGCCTCCGCGTGGGCGGTGTTCCCGGGTCCCCGGAGCAGACCCTGACCTCCCCGCTCCTCGACCACCgaccacccccctccaccccaccccaccccgaccaACGAATACCCCCTAACGCCCCTCCCTTCCAAGCCCGACCaaccccctcacctcccaccaccgCAGGGGGAGCGCGGGGCGCGCGGGAGCCTCGCCGACACCCGGGAGCCGATGGGATGGTGGAATGAACCAGACTTTAGGGCCACAGgggcctgggttcagatcctacCTCCTTGTCTTCAATATGGGCGTAAAGAATTTGTATATTGAGTTGACGTTTGGACCAAATTAAATCCTGTGTGAAGTGCAGATCTTTTATTATCATAATCCTCGCGCTTTACGCCACAAGAAAGGAAGAGTAAAGATGCTGACAGGATGTGCCGGCGGGAAGGAAGGGCTCACGGTGCCTGACGAAGTGTCTGCAGACTCAGGCCCAGAGAAACAGCCCGAGGCCCCCAGGATGTGGACACGGGGCAGGAAGACCACCGCTGTGTCGTTTTTGGTCGTAATCCTGAAACGAGGATTCATGTTAAAGCTGGGTAATGGAACTTGAAGCTGGTGGCTGGTACTTgtatataaaacatgtatttggCCCATACGTCTTCGTAATAGTTTTTATTAAGcactttgttaattttatttgcttataaatATGAGAATAAGCGCTACTCTAAAAACTGACGGGGCAGATTCGGGAGCCTGGGGCCGGTGCCCGTGGGCAGTCAGAGCACAGGGCACCTGGAGCAGCCCGGTGTCGCCTCGCGGTGACGGTCCCTCGCGCAGCGCGCCGCCTTCTGAGTGAGCGCGGCCCTGCGGCCTGTTACTCCTGAGCTGCTGGTGTTTGTGAGCAAAATGTGGAAGTCAGAAACACCACTCCCTGACGTTTCAGTGTTAGCAGCCAGTTGTGTCTTCTCAGAGGGAAAGCCCCGGCCACACGTATCCGTAGGTTTCTCTCAGCCCAGAGCCTCGGCTTGTGACCCTGTTGGAGAAACGGTATGAAAACTGAGATCTGTGCAAAGTCCACAGGTTAGGCCTCTGCTTCTTTTGGGCCGAAATGGTTTGACACGGGGCCACATGGGACCACAACTAACAGACTAGgggaaaattctggaaaagagaaagcGAGTCAGCTTCTGAAAGCTGAGGCAGAATCAAGTTTTTCTTAAAGCACActtaaatgtgtatgtttaaaaaattttcttactGTAAGATCCTTGCctagcaattttttaaattaaattgtagctgatttacagtgttgtgttaatttctggtgtgcagcatcgtgattcagttatacacgtgtatgttctttttcatactgtttttcattataggttattacaaggtattgaatatagttccctgtgcagaacagtaggaccttattgtttatctatattatatacagtagtttgtatctgttaatcccaaactcctaatttatcttacccaccctttcctcccccaaccataagtttattttctatgtctgtgagtttgcttctgttttgtaaataagtttgtgtctttttttttttagattccacataaaagggGTATCAGATGGTATTCTTCCCCCTTTCTGTCTACTtcactccaggtccatccacgttgctgcaaagggcattattttattcttttttatggctgagtagtattccactgtataaacataccacagctgctttatgtagtcatctgttgatggacacttaggttgcttccatgtctgtaGCTTTGTTCTTACTCTTAAActcctgagttttgttttttcattaatcAGATCAGCCTGTAGATTTGCACTAGTGGCCTTTGTGGATGAAGAGATACTGGTTAGTAAGCCAACTGCCTGTGTAGATAACTCTCGTATAAACGTATGTTCAGCATAATTTATGGGAGAACAAAACCCATAAAAGCTCTATTATtcttacatacatatgtaattttgGAAGGAAATGAATCAGTCTGAGACCTTAGAATTTTGGAAACCCTTCCTTGGGTGAATTATATGCAAAATACAACTTCACAATGACTTAAAATCCCTTGTGTATCTTACTCCCAAGTGCGAAAATGTATTGCGATAATAAGTGCATTTTTGACCCTTCGTATGAATTTCATAAAACAAGATGGAGGAATTAGTTgtatacattttcaaattgtagggtgttttgtttctttcttttatttttgccaataTTACATAAGACCAATAATAAGAAGCCAAACGAGAAAAACCAAGGCCCATTCTTTTGTATCCACTGTATTCACGGACTTTCAGTTCATCCCTTTAAAAACCTCTTCTGTGAACTTACATGGCCAGAAGTTGCTGGTTCTTTTTAACCACTTAGATATTAACAACCATCTAAAGCTGTTCATATTTTAATCTTCCCACCCTGgataatttagaaaaaggaaTATCGGAAAACAGTAAGGAATGACGTTTAAAAATGGCAGTAAAACATTTGTCTTAGTCAACTGGTGAGTACCATTGGAAGTTAAACTGCTTTTACTCTTTTGAGGTTTGACATTATTGCTGTTAAGTGGGGAGAAAAAATCTGATATTCTTCCAAAACAAAGCAGAAGTTAGGTACAGCATGGTCCTCACTTTGAAAATTCACTTAAGGTTCTGAATATTAAGAAGGGAAAGAATCCTGTTGTTTCAGTCATCGCTAAACCATCGAAACTGCAGAGATCTTCAGTGACTTTCCTATAAAACTATACTTCAGTGGGTTACAAAAGGCATTCATTTCaaagtgctgttttgaagttacaCTACAATTAGTATTCGAGgctcttttaaaatcatcttctACATAGTCACCATCTTTTCTTATATCAGTTTGCATGTTCCCAAAGAGTTTTTGGACTATTACTCCCAGAAGCAATACTCATTTTGGGGAGAGTGTTTCATAAAAGAAGCAAGGACTGCAGAACAGGACGGCAAAGCACGTTTTCCTGCTGCACATAAGGAGTCAGTTCAGTGGAGCAGCCTTAAATAACCAGTAATGAAAAATGGACCACGGCTTGAAATGGTGCGCGCTCAGTGCAAGGACCTTTCGATGTGAAAGTTTCAAGGAACTCTGTGTCCTAGCAGAACGTAGAGTCTGATAAATGGTAAATAAAGGGAACTAACCTGGCAGAACTACAGCAGAGCAATCTGTTACATCTGACGTCTGACAGGAGTCCCAGTGGAGAATGCAGGCTGCGCTGGTCTGGTGGAAACTTGGGGAGACTCTGGGGGGACTGTGGGCAGATGTGGCCTGATCGGCCCTGGGCGTCTGGTCTCCCCCCGGGGTCTGTGTCCTCCACACCCGATGTCAGCGGCAGGCAGGGAGGCGCTGTGGGTCTGGGCCGGGCGCTCGTCCCCGGGATCCCGGCCAGGGGGGAGGCGTGGGGCAGGGGATGCTTCCTACCACGGGCTCTCTGGCCAGACGGGAGGCTTGAAGCCCAGCTCCATCCCACAGGAGCCCTGACCTTGACTGAAAAAGAAAGGCAGCAGAAGTACCTCGTCCTTTGTCCTGAGGATTAAGTAGGAGCACTGGTGTGAGGGGCTGCGTGCGGGGTCGCCAGGGAGCGGCCCACCCGCAGCTTCTGCTGCTGGTCCCCAAGGCGCGCTGGTCAGTCTTCTCACTGCCCGTTTGCTGTTCCCGGTGTGGTTTAGCCAGACCTCTTGATGCTCCAGCCCATGTCCTGCCGTGTGAGGCTAGGGCGCGGTTGTGCTGCTGTGAGGTTACGGAGGGTCCTATGTGTGGTCTACCTGGGACCGCGGCAGCACCTGGAGCAGGAACCACAGTGTCCTCTGTCGGCATCTCCGTGGCGGCTCAGCGGCCCGCGGGCTTCCAGGTTGGAGCCCCCAGTCTGCCTTGtggtccccacctcctccactctGACCTCAGCAATCGAGCCCTCTCCCCTGACAGAGCCACCCCAGGGTGTCATGTTCAtggcctgcagcccctcccacccccagttcATCTCCTGAGACCCTCACCTGCCATCCTGGCCTGGAGGTCAATTAAGGTCAGTCACAGTGTTGCTTCCTGGGTCTCCCACTCTCCTGCTCTGACACGGCTCCTCCCCAGACCTCCGGGTCCTCCGGGCCGACCTCCTCGGCCCTGTGGcctcctccattttcctttcccgACAGCCGAGGCTACCTGTGCCCCAGGCTCTCCCACCACACCCTGCAGCTGCTGCCAGAAGTTTCCTCCTTAAAAAGCAAATCCAATCCTGAAAACCCATTGGGTTCTTGATACCACAGGATTTCCCCAGAAAGAGCAGGTGCTGGCTGGTTACTCCCAGCCAGAAGAGAAGGTGGCCACTGagagagcagagccctggggcaCCTGGCCGGTCCCCTTTGGTTCCCCCTTCCTCTGCAGTCATGTCCACCGGGGAGTCTGTGACCTCTCCCTCCAGCAGGCCTCCTGCCGATGCCCCCACGGGCACCCCCAGTCTCCCCACAGCCTCACTGCCCATCTTCTGGGGCAGTTCTTCCCCTCCCGTTGTCTCCTTGCTCTAGGGCTGCAGTCAGCAGAAGCTCTGATGCTGGACTTAGCCGATAAAGATTTCAaatcagctattataaatatatccaaagaactaaaggaaaccatgtcTGAGGAATTACAGGACAGTCTGAGAATGGTCTTACCAAAGAATGTCAGTAAAGAgctataaatgttttaaaacaactgCATAGAATtttctggagctgaaaaataacaaaaattgaaATAAGAATTTTACTGGAGGGGTTGAATAGCAGTTTTGAGCTAGCAGAgtaaagaatcagtgaacttggaGATAGGTCAGTGTAAATTACCCAAATCATCTAGTCtgagagatagaaagaaaaaaagtgcagAAGAATGAACAGAGCCTAAAAGACCCATCGGATACCGTCGAGTGAACCCACACACGCGTAATGGGAGTCCTAaaggagaagagggggagagaatgACAGAAAGAATGTTTAAGTAAATAATGGCTGACGACTTCCAAAACTTGATGAAAAGCAATTGTTAACACACATCAAACAAGTTCAACAAACACCAAGTAGGAGAAACACAAAGAGATCCACACCTCGATGTGTCTTACTCACGCTGCTGGAAGTCACGGACAAAGAAATTCAAAAGCagccaaaagaagaagaagaagacggaggagcaggggagggggaggaaagaggaagatgaCTTACCGGAGACAAGGGTTCCCAGTAAGAGGAACAGCgaacttctcatcagaaaccgtGGAGACCAGGAGGTGGTGGGATGGCACATTCAAAGTGTGGGAAGGACGCCTGTGGCCCAGCAGTCCCGTCCGCCGTCCTGCGTTCTGTCTCTGTGCCTCCGACGCTCCAGGGACCCCTCTGCGCAGAATCACACAGTACTCGCTCCTTGGGGGCTGGAGTAGTTCACTTCGCATAATGTCTTCAGGCTCACCCAGGGAGCGAGAGGGTTGCTTTGAGATATCGTATGAAATACAGGTAAAGCAGTTAAGATGGTGCCTGGCAGGTGAGCTCTGTATGAAGCATTATTGTTAACATTCATCCTGCTTGTTTCCCGTTGGGACAGTCACAAACTCCCACAAACGCGGTGGCTTAGAACAGCACAGACCCACGCTGTTCCAGTTCCgggggtcagaagtctgaaatcagtttcactgaAGTCAGGGAGCTGGCCGAGCAGACACCTTCCAGAGGCA
This is a stretch of genomic DNA from Camelus ferus isolate YT-003-E chromosome 29, BCGSAC_Cfer_1.0, whole genome shotgun sequence. It encodes these proteins:
- the PCMTD1 gene encoding protein-L-isoaspartate O-methyltransferase domain-containing protein 1 isoform X2 — protein: MKILLKVGGILVMPVEDQLTQIMRTGQNTWESKNILAVSFAPLVQPSKSDSGKPDCVGLPPCAVRNLQDLARIYIRRTLRNFINDEMQAKGIPQRAPPKRKRKRVKQRINTYVFVGNQLIPQPLDSEEEERMEEDREEEEKDDGEATKPEEPPQNLLREKIMKLPLPESLKAYLTYFREK
- the LOC116660511 gene encoding myosin-1-like isoform X5, encoding MTVSFRRAAGAQEMPPEERAPCPAPPAAPRAVPAARTCRWSACAPARPPPHPGVPAPSPGRRRRRRPRRRRRRKSPTFPATSGLRAVRLEEVSGGALAGAGLLGCRLSSGVFQNLRRSRCPCKSEIHTPGEQTLKGQRTRLPGRAQVLSRSGQDRRSCVPDLLLARLRSLWGPPSCARGPLSV
- the LOC116660511 gene encoding uncharacterized protein LOC116660511 isoform X3; amino-acid sequence: MTVSFRRAAGAQEMPPEERAPCPAPPAAPRAVPAARTCRWSACAPARPPPHPGVPAPSPGRRRRRRPRRRRRRKSPTFPATSGLRAVRLEEVSGGALAGAGLLGCRLSSGVFQNLRRSRCPCKSEIHTPGEQTLKGQRTRLPGRAFTVSPQDRVLLDRRAAGCLCEAAELPRQKQQVLSRSGQDRRSCVPDLLLARLRSLWGPPSCARGPLSV
- the LOC116660511 gene encoding uncharacterized protein LOC116660511 isoform X2, which gives rise to MTVSFRRAAGAQEMPPEERAPCPAPPAAPRAVPAARTCRWSACAPARPPPHPGVPAPSPGRRRRRRPRRRRRRKSPTFPATSGLRAVRLEEVSGGALAGAGLLGCRLSSGVFQNLRRSRCPCKSEIHTPGEQTLKGQRTRLPGRAFTVSPQDRVLLDRRAAGCLCEAAELPRQKQQVLSRSGQDRRSCVPDLLLARLRSLWGPPRYLLTIVIVDLENNPSRKRQH
- the LOC116660511 gene encoding atherin-like isoform X4, translating into MTVSFRRAAGAQEMPPEERAPCPAPPAAPRAVPAARTCRWSACAPARPPPHPGVPAPSPGRRRRRRPRRRRRRKSPTFPATSGLRAVRLEEVSGGALAGAGLLGCRLSSGVFQNLRRSRCPCKSEIHTPGEQTLKGQRTRLPGRAQVLSRSGQDRRSCVPDLLLARLRSLWGPPRYLLTIVIVDLENNPSRKRQH